The Myxococcales bacterium genome window below encodes:
- a CDS encoding M1 family metallopeptidase: MRSSAATAAAFGLVCSALLVGGDARADGSPRLDVANYTLKASLDPAAHTLHGEGAIEFTNTSSVAISEVWVHLYLNAFKNQRSVFMRDPVGGFRGSTVPKTWGAIDVRRFAQRTATGPVDLWPRVERSRPGDDDETDARLPFAAPLAPGATVTFDVVWDDTLPTIVERVGFSGSFHFLGQWFPKLARLEPDGTFAHYAFHHLAEFHADFGTYDVTVDVPKGFVVGATGPATESRDEGPRHIERHVQPAVLDFAFAAFDGFERLDEAIDGVQVAFLFPRGYRGAAERERAAVRFALPHFRERYGRYPYPTLTVVHPPLGAREAGGMEYPTLITTGGAWYGPPFVRELELVTIHELGHQYFFHLLASNEERWPFLDEGLNSYAEADALDAWLGPRGVASVLGLDVSDTTVALFSGRAHARVEPIAQPARAFSSGRAYGGLVYGRTSTLLSTLRRVYGEEKLTAALRAYATRFWNRHPEPEDLLVVLGEALGADARALARAALFDQGTIDYAVTQVASSRRAKPAGLFDRNGKRETDAAVVGDQYDGYAFVEVRGTLAFPVDVTFVHDDGGETRVRIGGALQPAGRVLRVPYTGQRPLKGVVVDPEHTVLLDDDFTNNHAMVADAPRAPQPRVFALATTLAAHLYSWLSP; this comes from the coding sequence ATGCGCTCCTCGGCGGCCACCGCGGCCGCGTTCGGCCTCGTGTGCTCGGCCCTCCTCGTCGGCGGCGACGCGCGCGCAGACGGGTCGCCGCGGCTGGACGTGGCCAACTACACACTGAAAGCCTCGCTCGATCCCGCGGCGCACACGCTCCACGGCGAGGGCGCGATAGAGTTCACGAACACATCGTCCGTGGCGATCTCGGAGGTGTGGGTCCACCTTTACTTGAACGCGTTCAAGAACCAGCGCTCGGTGTTCATGCGCGACCCGGTGGGCGGTTTCCGCGGCTCGACCGTCCCAAAGACGTGGGGGGCGATCGACGTCCGGCGCTTCGCGCAGCGCACCGCCACGGGGCCGGTCGATCTGTGGCCGCGCGTCGAGCGCTCGCGCCCCGGCGACGACGACGAGACCGACGCTCGGCTGCCCTTCGCCGCGCCCCTCGCGCCCGGCGCCACGGTGACCTTCGACGTGGTGTGGGACGACACCCTGCCCACGATCGTCGAGCGCGTCGGCTTCTCCGGCTCGTTCCACTTCCTCGGCCAGTGGTTCCCAAAGCTCGCGCGGCTCGAGCCGGACGGCACGTTCGCGCACTACGCGTTCCACCACCTCGCCGAGTTTCACGCCGACTTCGGCACCTACGATGTCACCGTCGACGTGCCGAAGGGCTTCGTCGTGGGCGCGACGGGGCCGGCGACCGAGTCGCGCGACGAGGGCCCGCGCCACATCGAGCGTCACGTCCAGCCCGCCGTGCTCGACTTCGCCTTCGCCGCGTTCGACGGCTTCGAGCGCCTCGACGAGGCGATCGACGGCGTCCAGGTGGCCTTCCTCTTCCCTCGCGGCTACCGCGGCGCAGCCGAGCGCGAGCGGGCCGCTGTGCGCTTCGCGCTGCCTCACTTCCGTGAGCGCTACGGCCGCTACCCCTACCCCACCCTCACCGTGGTCCATCCGCCGCTCGGGGCGCGGGAGGCGGGCGGAATGGAATACCCCACGCTCATCACCACGGGCGGCGCCTGGTATGGGCCGCCCTTCGTGCGCGAGCTCGAGCTCGTCACGATCCACGAGCTCGGACACCAGTACTTCTTCCACCTCCTCGCCTCGAACGAGGAGCGCTGGCCGTTCCTCGACGAGGGCCTCAACAGCTACGCGGAGGCCGACGCCCTGGACGCGTGGCTCGGGCCCCGCGGGGTCGCGAGCGTCCTCGGGCTCGACGTGTCGGACACGACCGTCGCGCTCTTCTCGGGCCGCGCACACGCGCGCGTCGAGCCCATCGCCCAGCCGGCGCGCGCCTTCTCGAGCGGGCGCGCCTACGGTGGCCTGGTGTACGGCCGCACCTCGACGCTCCTCTCCACGCTGCGGCGCGTGTACGGTGAGGAGAAGCTCACGGCGGCCCTACGCGCCTACGCGACGCGCTTCTGGAATCGCCACCCCGAGCCCGAAGACCTGCTCGTCGTCCTCGGCGAGGCGCTCGGCGCGGACGCCCGCGCCCTCGCCCGCGCCGCGCTCTTCGACCAGGGCACGATCGACTACGCCGTCACGCAGGTCGCGTCGTCCCGGCGCGCCAAGCCGGCGGGGCTCTTCGACCGCAACGGCAAGCGCGAGACCGACGCCGCGGTCGTCGGCGATCAATACGACGGGTACGCGTTCGTCGAGGTGCGGGGCACCCTCGCGTTCCCAGTCGACGTCACCTTCGTCCACGACGACGGCGGCGAGACGCGGGTCCGGATCGGCGGCGCACTCCAACCGGCCGGGCGGGTGCTGCGTGTACCCTACACGGGCCAGCGGCCGCTCAAGGGGGTCGTCGTCGACCCGGAGCACACGGTGCTACTCGACGACGATTTCACTAACAATCACGCCATGGTAGCCGACGCGCCGCGAGCGCCACAGCCCCGCGTCTTCGCGCTCGCGACCACCCTGGCGGCGCACCTCTACTCCTGGCTGTCGCCATGA